A portion of the Scylla paramamosain isolate STU-SP2022 chromosome 2, ASM3559412v1, whole genome shotgun sequence genome contains these proteins:
- the LOC135107528 gene encoding uncharacterized protein LOC135107528 isoform X2, producing MPDPGVPKETVAVETGVQLCLSLPWTHFPAPELNGQPAANLNFNQNSSDTAGQDNHRNTDMHAPDMDMKMEGQESHVMVSDSDASVQEGERQAETRKCPWEKPGEWPEAVSA from the exons ATGCCAGACCCAGGGGTGCCCAAGGAAACG GTTGCGGTGGAAACTGGCGTACAGCTGTGCCTGAGCCTGCCGTGGACGCATTTCCCGGCCCCCGAACTGAACGGTCAACCTGCCGCCAATCTCAACTTCAACCAGAACAGCTCGGACACGGCTGGCCAGGACAACCACCGCAACACAGACATGCATGCACCTGATATGGACATGAAAATGGAGGGACAGGAg TCCCACGTGATGGTGTCCGACAGTGATGCCTCAGTGCAGGAGGGGGAACGGCAGGCAGAGACCCGCAAGTGCCCCTGGGAGAAGCCTGGAG AGTGGCCTGAGGCAGTGAGTGCTTGA
- the LOC135107528 gene encoding uncharacterized protein LOC135107528 isoform X3, whose protein sequence is MPDPGVPKETVAVETGVQLCLSLPWTHFPAPELNGQPAANLNFNQNSSDTAGQDNHRNTDMHAPDMDMKMEGQESHVMVSDSDASVQEGERQAETRKCPWEKPGVN, encoded by the exons ATGCCAGACCCAGGGGTGCCCAAGGAAACG GTTGCGGTGGAAACTGGCGTACAGCTGTGCCTGAGCCTGCCGTGGACGCATTTCCCGGCCCCCGAACTGAACGGTCAACCTGCCGCCAATCTCAACTTCAACCAGAACAGCTCGGACACGGCTGGCCAGGACAACCACCGCAACACAGACATGCATGCACCTGATATGGACATGAAAATGGAGGGACAGGAg TCCCACGTGATGGTGTCCGACAGTGATGCCTCAGTGCAGGAGGGGGAACGGCAGGCAGAGACCCGCAAGTGCCCCTGGGAGAAGCCTGGAG